The segment gaGATGTGCCAGCCAAAGATTCGACTGGAATATAACACACGCAAATACGTGGTGTGGTGAATCACCTGTTGATTCTTCATAGAACTCAATCAGGGAAGTAAGATCCTTCCGACCACGGTATCGCGCCTTAAAAGTTTGGTTTACCATCACGATTGAAGGTAAGCTATGGATACCATACCTTGAAAATACACTGCAACAAATCAATTAATAAAACCAGTTAATAAACAAAGGCAaagcccaaaaaaaaacatgatgaGACCTATAAGTAAACGGAAGAGGCAGCCACTAATGAGACAATTACACAAGTAAGACAGGGTAATGATGTATAGCAAACCTAAATTCATGATCAAGAAATACAAATCAAATGAGTGTTTATCAAGGGAATGTAAGATAAAGTAACAGCAAACACACATAGCCTTGTAAGTAAAGACACTGATCCTATCTCAACAGAAAAGGCAAACTATGAGTCAGTCATTCAATCCATTTCCTTTCTATACTAAGTAGAATAGCTGATGGAATAACATAACTATGTAGTGCTTTCAACAAGGAAGAGTAGTAAGTAAACAAGGCTGCTTACGATGGTAGTGCTTGAGAATGCTCAACAGATAGGTGCTGTATCTGAGGGAACATGGAACTCAACACATCAAACTTAGGTCGCACAGCACGTGAGAAGGGGCACCAAGAAGCATAAAAGAGCACAGACATAAAAGCATTTCCATCGTGGTTCAAAGCCATTAACCTGTCCAGCGAGTCCCCATCTACCTGTCGTattgaaaaatcaaaactttaagaTCCAATTTGTAATTTTGCAACATCATATTTCAGGACAGAGATATTAGACAACAATTGGTGACGCTTTATTACACAAACTCAATTAATCTAACTCATGAAAGCCAATACAAACCCTAGAAGTAAGTCACAATACCTTTATAGGAGGGCTTGGATGGAGAGAAAGAGGGCATTTCGAGTGTAGATCGAACCGAAACAGCTCGAATTCGTGATTGCAGACGGAGAAGTCAACGGGAGATGAAGCGAACCCAGAAGGAAAGCATGAGACAGCTATCACACAGAAGAAGAGAATTGGAACATGGAGATCCATGGAGCTTTGATTGCAATTCAAAGAGCGAGGAGAAACAAAGGTAGGATGGAATCGAAGGATTGAGATAAGATCAAAACCTAATTTCTCAAGAATCAGAACATCTATTAGGACAATTTGGGGCAAATCGTAGATTCGAaaaggttaaaaaaaattgttccgGAGATATTTTCGGGGTTTTGAACCCGACGTGAATCGAACACGCAACCTTCTGATCTGGAGTCAGACGCGCTACCATTGCGCCACGGATCCGGATGTTTCTATTGCCTTTACGACGTAATTAACTTTATAACTTTATCTAAATCGGATCTAAGGATGACGGaccgttgaccaaaaaaaaaggatgaccGACCGTCAGTAGAAAAcgatgaagaaaataaaattcaagataaaaactttttattgtatatagATTTACAAAAAATTTGTTCCATGACATAAGATATTTTGATGTGAATACTAGtttttggtctaaa is part of the Raphanus sativus cultivar WK10039 chromosome 5, ASM80110v3, whole genome shotgun sequence genome and harbors:
- the LOC108861581 gene encoding 5'-adenylylsulfate reductase-like 5; protein product: MDLHVPILFFCVIAVSCFPSGFASSPVDFSVCNHEFELFRFDLHSKCPLSLHPSPPIKVDGDSLDRLMALNHDGNAFMSVLFYASWCPFSRAVRPKFDVLSSMFPQIQHLSVEHSQALPSVFSRYGIHSLPSIVMVNQTFKARYRGRKDLTSLIEFYEESTGLKPVQYVAEAEPATTLDTTNDNLITWLHNGASISEIFKRDPFLVLSLLFLCLRMAILVFPIAESRMKALWASYVPNLNLERFGEVSQVFSRALHMVDVRRLWLKLRLVKTRNFHERAKNAQAWASSLASVSLGQTSSDQS